The Nitrospira defluvii genome contains the following window.
ATCCTCCTTGAGCCTCCCGATTGCCTATCGACGAACCGCGCTTTCTGAGTATCGCCCAGGAGGCATGCGTTGGTTCTGGATGTCCGCCAACGATTGAATCTGTCGGGTTTCTCGAGTGGATCGTTAGTCCAATCCCTGTCACAGTACTCTCAGACAGTTACTGGGGGGACAACAGCCGCTCCCCCCGATCTGTTGTGTTTCTGCCCGCACCAACCTCCCCGAAACTGTCATGCGACTTCGAGAAATATCTCCCAACACCAGACGCCTCCACTCCAACTCCTCGTTGACAGCGCTCGTCCTGGGCACAGTACTCCTTGAGTTCGCGATCAACGGTGGTCCCCCGGACATCCACCGCGCGCAACTCTTCAGACAGGGCTGTAAAGGTCGTTCGAGCGAGGGGCGTGAGGTCATTGGTCAGATCCTCGACGAGTCGGGGCAAGGTACGCCGCAAGGAACTCACTTGCTGTGGAACGAGCACTCCGTATTCCGCCACCAGCCCACGAATCTGGTTGACCAGCGCCGTGCGCGCTCCGATCAGGCGTCGCCTGACCCGATGCATATTTTGCAGATCTTGCTGTGCGACGGTATTGGGGGCACGAAGCGCATGGTGGGGCGAAGAACGACTTCACAAATCGCCTCGGCATCATTGAAGTCATTCTTGTTACTCTTCACGTACGGTTTAACAAATTGCGGGCTGATCAAACGCACCTCGTGGCTCAACGCCTGGAACGTGCGACTCCAATAGTTCGCGCCCCCGCACACTTCCATCCCCACAGGGCAGCGAGACAGGTTGGCCATAAACTTGACCAAGGCGGCCCGTAAGAACCGCTTCTGGAACACGGGTCTCCCAGCGGCATCACGCCCATGCACATGAAAGACGTTCTTGGCGATATCGATCCCCAGCGTCGTTAGGCTCATGGTTCCCTCCTCGGTGAAGTGGTGGACTCACATGACTACCACCATGCCAAAGTGAGAGGGATGGGTCCATTCCATTTGGATCCCGCTCCTTTCGCGAGGGACCGTCGAAGCCGCCAGTCTACTCTCGTTTAGAAGTGCTGTCGTTTTCCGGGGAGACGTCAGTTCGGTCTTTCATATCGGGAGTCCCTCAAAACCCCTTGGTTCGATAAATCCCTCGTGGGAAATAAAAGAGCCTGCCCGATTTCTCGAGCAGGCTCTTTTTGTAACCCGGCAGCGTCCTACTGTCCCACTGCCTCACGGCAGCAGTATCATCGGCCTTGGAGGGCTTAACTTCCGTGTTCGGTATGGGAACGGGTGTGACCCCTCCGGCAAGGCCACCGGGAACTTCTGAAGAATCAAANGTCATTCGTTTGTTCTTGTTAAGACCACGTCTATCAGGAGCAAAGGATGTTAAGCCGCACGGACGATTAGTACTGGTTAGCTACAGCCCTTACGAGCCTTCCACACCCAGCCTATCAAACTCGTAGTCTACAAGTGTCCTTTAGGGGGCTTGCGCCCCGGGAGAGCTTATCTTGAGGCAGGCTTCCCGCTTAGATGCTTTCAGCGGTTATCCCAACTGAACATAGCTACCCGGCACTGCCGTTGGCACGACAACCGGCACACCAGAGGTTCATCCTTCACAGTCCTCTCGTACTAGTGAACGCCCCTCTCAACTCTCCTACGCCCACAACAGATAGGGACCGAACTGTCTCACGACGTTCTGAACCCAACTCTCGTACCGCTTTAATAGGCGAACAGCCTAACCCTTGGGACCAGCTTCAGCCCCAGGATGCGATGAGTCGACATCGA
Protein-coding sequences here:
- a CDS encoding IS110 family transposase; this translates as MSLTTLGIDIAKNVFHVHGRDAAGRPVFQKRFLRAALVKFMANLSRCPVGMEVCGGANYWSRTFQALSHEVRLISPQFVKPYVKSNKNDFNDAEAICEVVLRPTMRFVPPIPSHSKICKICIGSGDA